Proteins co-encoded in one Halorussus vallis genomic window:
- a CDS encoding 50S ribosomal protein L37ae, whose translation MAENTRSRTGSAGRFGARYGRVARKRVAEIESDKNADHTCPECGSTSVDRQGTGIWQCGKCSYKFAGGTYRPETPAGRTVTRSIRAALSEDEDDE comes from the coding sequence ATGGCCGAGAACACTCGAAGCCGAACCGGAAGCGCCGGTCGTTTCGGCGCGCGGTACGGCCGCGTCGCCCGCAAGCGGGTCGCCGAGATCGAGAGCGACAAGAACGCAGACCACACCTGTCCGGAGTGCGGGAGCACGTCCGTCGACCGGCAGGGCACCGGCATCTGGCAGTGCGGCAAGTGCAGCTACAAGTTCGCCGGCGGTACGTACCGCCCCGAGACGCCCGCGGGTCGCACCGTCACGCGCTCCATCCGCGCCGCACTCTCCGAGGACGAAGACGACGAGTAA
- a CDS encoding DNA-directed RNA polymerase subunit P, with product MSYKCSRCKRDVELDEYGGVRCPYCGHRVLLKERSRDVKEVGVN from the coding sequence ATGAGCTACAAGTGTTCGCGGTGCAAGCGCGACGTGGAACTGGACGAGTACGGTGGCGTCCGCTGTCCGTACTGCGGCCACCGCGTGCTCCTCAAGGAACGTAGCCGCGACGTGAAGGAAGTCGGCGTCAACTGA
- a CDS encoding KEOPS complex subunit Pcc1 — MPSRPHDATLRYEYPSAERARVVARSVSQEVGEIDGERSATTVSRDGAAVVVEVVADDLVALRAGLNTWQSLISVAEQVCDAV; from the coding sequence ATGCCTTCCCGGCCGCACGACGCGACGCTCAGGTACGAGTACCCCTCTGCCGAGCGCGCCCGCGTCGTGGCCCGGTCGGTTTCCCAGGAGGTCGGCGAAATCGACGGTGAGCGCTCGGCGACGACCGTCTCTCGCGACGGAGCGGCGGTGGTCGTGGAGGTCGTCGCCGACGACCTCGTGGCGCTCCGTGCCGGGTTGAACACCTGGCAGTCGCTGATTTCTGTAGCTGAGCAAGTGTGCGACGCCGTTTAG